From a single Pelmatolapia mariae isolate MD_Pm_ZW linkage group LG20, Pm_UMD_F_2, whole genome shotgun sequence genomic region:
- the sall4 gene encoding sal-like protein 4 translates to MSRRKQAKPQHINSDEPGSMENGIHQGDSAEEIGNEVKRFRMDETRVCTKCCAEFFDEEEFLEHEKNCTKSQQVVIMKDGDGSDEPEKYSQGSSEGLTSDHEDSHSSNHSPSHANTDQLERLEEESSANAEDSRHQDRGEMSASPEMTFQPSPKRQDSNVTLETMADTKVAVSQIPSNTSQTSQDAMQAIPVILEQLVCLQQQQLQQIQLTEQIRIQIAMMIPQGLQSSVESTMDPLRALGAHLSQQLSAAAALIGKRTGSQSLSMEKLKQGKLPLPTGTSPALNAGMGSMASNTDLLKGAPDLAGRLPVLMPQSPGVLGFPSVFSGVQAGIDASKKVKPKMLNIPPESKNGDPLYKHKCKYCGKTFGNDSALQIHLRSHTGERPFKCNICGNRFTTKGNLKVHFQRHKDKYPNISMNPHPVPEHLDNIPTSSGIPFGMSVPMDESNITEMKPVLSHPAAVFNPSSMPGFKTFDGFGGDPFSQRPSPSTSDGSPNVSSVYGQEAGLEPNQKDAKELLGALHHMNGNALLGEQSSGTAKLQQMVDGLEKKTGDPNECVICHRVLSCQSSLKMHYRTHTGERPYKCKICGRAFTTKGNLKAHYGVHRASTPLKMQHSCPICQKKFTNAVVLQQHIRMHMGGQIPNTPMPENQFEPAEAIVPSLSVEKPIDANGFEASMEDQEPELNKTANDSSNSLPSAAEQQPQKLAAPAMLSSLDVLKNLSSALALKRQNSTTSESEGTSKESPPAQREQEYQNGRSPSISDSAASFRSSSPVNNINGKSPQPALDEFPQSGSKPESDDAKDESSGALDLTASSSFTPKAIKEEPGMSFSNGDYVASSNMPFMRIPPTLASLEMKIPPENPLGPHGLFSSHVPQGTAMPSSVSPAPRRSAKPHVCHVCGKNFSSASALQIHERTHTGEKPFACHICGRAFTTKGNLKVHIGTHMWNNSSRRGQRLSLDNPMALMAMTPDAKMMPEMMQAPKELVAPPMNFDPSLWNQYATAAFSGGLTMKTNEISVIQGGGIPLPGSPAGGPLIGSTGGLMKIDGSHSGLPATMAEIEKNGSDSVPKSQFPHFMEEGKIAVN, encoded by the exons ATGTCGCGGCGCAAGCAAGCCAAACCGCAGCACATCAACTCCGACGAGCCTGGATCGATGGAAAATG GGATTCATCAAGGTGATTCCGCTGAGGAGATTGGAAATGAAGTAAAGAGGTTCAGAATGGATGAAACCAGAGTGTGCACCAAGTGCTGTGCTGAATTCTTCGATGAAGAAGAATTTCTTGAACATGagaaaaattgcacaaaaagtcAGCAAGTGGTCATCATGAAAGATGGAGACGGCAGTGACGAACCTGAGAAATATTCACAGGGTTCTTCTGAAGGCCTTACCAGTGATCACGAAGACAGCCACTCCAGCAATCATTCTCCATCGCATGCCAACACAGACCAGCTGGAAAGATTGGAGGAGGAGTCCAGTGCAAATGCAGAGGATTCCAGACACCAGGATCGGGGAGAGATGTCTGCTAGTCCTGAGATGACTTTCCAACCCTCGCCGAAAAGGCAAGATTCAAATGTTACTCTTGAAACCATGGCTGACACTAAAGTGGCCGTTTCCCAAATTCCTTCAAACACTTCTCAGACTTCACAGGATGCCATGCAGGCCATTCCAGTAATCTTGGAACAGCTAGTGTGCCTCCAGCAGCAACAGCTACAGCAAATCCAGCTCACTGAACAGATCAGAATCCAAATAGCCATGATGATCCCACAGGGTCTCCAATCATCAGTAGAGTCAACAATGGATCCTCTGAGAGCCCTTGGTGCACATCTCTCTCAGCAACTGTCTGCTGCAGCAGCACTGATAGGAAAAAGAACCGGCAGTCAGAGCCTTTCCATGGAGAAACTAAAGCAAGGTAAACTACCTCTACCCACTGGCACGTCTCCTGCTCTGAATGCAGGAATGGGCTCGATGGCATCAAACACAGACCTTTTAAAGGGTGCTCCAGATCTAGCCGGACGTTTACCAGTACTCATGCCACAGTCTCCAGGTGTTCTGGGTTTCCCTAGCGTGTTCAGTGGAGTCCAGGCAGGGATCGATGCCTCCaaaaaagtgaagccaaagaTGCTGAACATCCCACCAGAATCAAAGAATGGGGACCCACTATACAAGCACAAGTGCAAATACTGTGGAAAGACTTTTGGCAATGACAGTGCCCTCCAGATTCATTTGCGTTCTCACACTGGGGAGAGGCCTTTCAAGTGTAACATCTGTGGAAACCGTTTCACAACCAAGGGAAACCTCAAAGTGCATTTCCAGCGGCATAAAGACAAATACCCTAACATCAGCATGAATCCTCATCCTGTACCCGAGCACCTTGACAATATTCCGACCAGCAGTGGGATTCCCTTTGGTATGTCCGTACCCATGGATGAGTCAAACATAACCGAAATGAAGCCTGTGCTAAGTCACCCAGCGGCTGTTTTCAACCCATCATCCATGCCAGGGTTCAAAACATTTGATGGCTTTGGGGGTGATCCATTTTCCCAGAGACCCTCGCCATCAACAAGTGATGGCTCCCCAAATGTTTCGTCTGTGTATGGCCAAGAGGCGGGCCTGGAGCCCAACCAGAAAGATGCTAAAGAGCTGCTTGGAGCATTGCACCACATGAATGGTAATGCTCTCCTAGGGGAGCAAAGCTCTGGAACAGCAAAACTTCAGCAGATGGTGGATGGACTGGAGAAGAAGACCGGTGATCCCAATGAGTGTGTGATCTGCCATAGGGTACTGAGTTGTCAGAGCTCACTCAAAATGCATTATCGCACACACACTGGCGAAAGGCCATACAAGTGCAAAATCTGTGGCCGCGCATTCACCACAAAGGGTAACCTCAAGGCTCATTATGGTGTGCACAGGGCTAGCACTCCTCTTAAAATGCAACACTCATGCCCAATCTGCCAGAAAAAGTTCACAAACGCAGTGGTTCTGCAGCAGCACATTCGCATGCACATGGGTGGGCAGATCCCCAACACCCCGATGCCAGAAAACCAGTTTGAACCAGCAGAAGCAATTGTGCCTTCTCTCTCAGTAGAGAAGCCTATCGACGCCAACGGATTTGAAGCCAGCATGGAAGATCAAGAGCCAGAGCTGAACAAGACAGCAAATGACTCCTCCAATTCCCTGCCATCTGCTGCTGAGCAGCAACCACAGAAGCTTGCAGCCCCTGCAATGTTATCCAGCCTAGATGTTTTGAAGaatctctcctctgctcttgcACTGAAACGACAAAATAGCACTACTTCAGAAAGTGAAGGAACATCCAAAGAATCCCCACCAGCTCAGAGAGAGCAGGAGTATCAAAACGGCCGTAGTCCCTCCATCTCAGACTCTGCTGCGTCATTTCGCTCCTCTTCTCCGGTTAACAACATTAACGGCAAATCTCCTCAGCCTGCTCTTGATGAATTTCCCCAGAGCGGGTCAAAACCAGAGTCAGATGACGCTAAAGATGAGTCAAGTGGCGCACTTGACCTCACAGCTTCCAGCAGCTTCACCCCAAAAGCAATTAAGGAAGAGCCTGGCATGTCATTTTCAAATGGAGACTATG TAGCTTCCAGTAACATGCCTTTCATGAGGATACCACCAACGTTGGCCAGTCTAGAGATGAAGATTCCCCCAGAGAATCCTCTGGGCCCTCACGGGTTGTTCAGCTCCCATGTGCCTCAGGGAACAGCCATGCCCTCCTCAGTCTCCCCTGCGCCACGACGATCAGCCAAACCACATGTGTGCCATGTCTGTGGCAAGAACTTCTCATCTGCCAGTGCCCTGCAGATCCATGAGCGCACACATACAGGGGAGAAGCCTTTCGCCTGCCACATTTGTGGCAGGGCTTTCACAACGAAGGGAAATCTAAAG gtTCATATTGGCACCCACATGTGGAACAACTCATCAAGGCGTGGCCAGCGTCTGTCTCTAGATAATCCCATGGCGTTGATGGCAATGACCCCAGATGCAAAAATGATGCCAGAAATGATGCAGGCCCCCAAAGAGCTGGTCGCTCCTCCGATGAACTTTGACCCATCTCTGTGGAACCAGTATGCGACTGCTGCCTTCAGTGGTGGCCTGACCATGAAGACCAACGAAATTTCTGTCATCCAGGGAGGTGGCATCCCACTCCCTGGGAGCCCTGCTGGTGGGCCCCTGATTGGCTCCACTGGAGGCCTCATGAAGATTGATGGATCCCACTCAGGCTTGCCTGCCACCATGGCTGAAATTGAGAAAAATGGCTCAGACAGTGTGCCAAAATCACAGTTTCCACATTTCATGGAAGAGGGCAAAATAGCAGTTAATTAg